The Mangifera indica cultivar Alphonso chromosome 8, CATAS_Mindica_2.1, whole genome shotgun sequence genome has a window encoding:
- the LOC123224118 gene encoding LOW QUALITY PROTEIN: pentatricopeptide repeat-containing protein At4g01570 (The sequence of the model RefSeq protein was modified relative to this genomic sequence to represent the inferred CDS: substituted 1 base at 1 genomic stop codon), which yields MRHGRTVFSSSFKSPSVQLGNILLLASITKTLSESGTRNLDPRSVPISEHLVLQVLAKNSLDSSKKIDFFRWCYSLRPNYKHTACTYSGIIRTICKAGFLEEVPSLLNYMKDDQVVVDSETFKLLLEAFIKSGKFDSALELLDYMEELGTSLNPKVYDSVIVALVRKNQVDLALSILLKLLEAHNGSNIDNAIVDSLPGNFACNELFVALRKADKRVEFKQVFDALGEKKGFEFDTCGYNICIHAFGCWGELGTSLRLFTEMKEQSLVPDLHTYNSLIQVLCTVGKVKDALIVWEELKGSGHEPNQFTYRNLIQGCCKSYQIEDAVKIFSEMEYNGFVPDTVVYNSLLDGMFKARKIMEACQLFEKMVQDGVRTSSWTYNILIDGLFKNGRVEAGYTLFCDLKKKGQFVDAVTYSIVVLQLCREGYLEEALKLVEEIEGRGFVVDLVTITSLLIGFHKQGRWDWTERLMKHIRDGNLVSHVLKWKADLEASMKSRKSKRKDYTPMFPAKGDFSEIMNLIGSTISEMDANLNSEDCCVKDEDSSVDIDQWSLSPYMDKLANQLKSDCHSSQKFSLSRSQRVQDTGMDSFDIDMVNTFLSIFLAKGKLNLACKLFEIFSDMGVNPVTYTYNSMMSSFVKKGYFNQAWGVLNEMGENVCPTDIATYNVIIQGLGKMGRADLAGAVLDKLMKQGGYLDIVMYNTLINALGKAGRIDEANKLFEQMRSSGINPDVVTFNTLIEVHSKAGQLKEAYNFLKMMLDSGCSPNHVTDTILDFLGREIEKLRYQKASIMPNKDDSSXENVSAG from the coding sequence ATGCGCCATGGAAGAacagttttttcttcttcctttaagTCACCATCAGTCCAACTGGGAAACATCCTCTTGTTGGCCTCTATCACCAAAACCCTTTCAGAATCAGGCACTCGCAACCTTGACCCTCGATCCGTTCCCATCTCAGAGCATCTTGTTCTCCAGGTCCTGGCCAAGAATTCACTTGACTCATCCAAAAAGATCGACTTCTTTCGCTGGTGCTATTCTCTCAGACCTAATTACAAACACACCGCCTGCACTTATTCTGGTATAATTCGAACCATTTGTAAAGCGGGATTCCTCGAAGAAGTCCCGagtttgttaaattatatgaagGATGATCAAGTCGTTGTTGATTCTGAGACTTTTAAGCTATTACTCGAGGCGTTTATTAAATCTGGTAAGTTTGATTCTGCGCTAGAGCTTCTTGATTATATGGAAGAATTAGGGACTAGTTTGAACCCTAAGGTATATGACTCTGTCATTGTAGCTTTAGTTAGAAAAAACCAGGTGGATTTGGCGTTGTCTATTTTATTGAAGCTTCTTGAAGCTCATAATGGTAGCAATATTGATAACGCCATTGTTGATTCGCTTCCTGGTAATTTTGCATGTAATGAATTATTTGTTGCTCTTAGAAAGGCAGATAAGAGGGTTGAATTTAAACAAGTGTTTGATGCACTGGGAGAAAAGAAGGGCTTTGAGTTTGATACTTGTGGTTACAACATATGTATTCATGCATTTGGATGTTGGGGTGAGTTGGGTACTTCTCTGAGACTGTTTACAGAGATGAAGGAACAGAGTTTGGTTCCTGATTTGCATACCTATAATAGCTTGATTCAGGTGCTTTGCACGGTTGGGAAAGTGAAGGATGCCTTGATAGTGTGGGAAGAATTGAAAGGGTCCGGTCATGAACCAAATCAGTTTACTTATCGAAATCTAATTCAAGGATGCTGTAAATCATACCAAATAGAGGATGCAGTAAAGATTTTTAGTGAAATGGAGTATAATGGGTTTGTTCCGGATACTGTGGTGTATAATTCTCTGCTTGATGGAATGTTCAAGGCGAGGAAAATTATGGAAGCATGCCAACTGTTTGAGAAAATGGTTCAGGATGGGGTTAGGACTTCCAGTTGGACATACAATATTCTAATTGATGGGTTGTTTAAGAATGGAAGGGTAGAGGCTGGCTACACTTTGTTTTGTGATTTGAAGAAGAAGGGGCAGTTTGTCGATGCTGTAACGTACAGCATTGTTGTGTTGCAGCTTTGTAGGGAGGGATACCTAGAGGAAGCTTTAAAATTAGTGGAAGAAATTGAAGGGAGAGGTTTTGTTGTAGATCTAGTTACAATAACATCTCTTTTGATTGGGTTTCATAAACAAGGTAGGTGGGATTGGACAGAGAGGCTTATGAAGCACATCAGGGATGGTAATCTAGTGTCACATGTTCTTAAGTGGAAAGCTGATTTAGAGGCCTCAATGAAAAGTAGAAAGAGCAAAAGAAAGGATTATACTCCAATGTTCCCAGCTAAAGGCGATTTTAGTGAAATTATGAATCTTATAGGTTCTACCATCTCAGAGATGGATGCCAACCTAAATTCAGAAGATTGTTGTGTTAAGGATGAGGATTCATCAGTGGACATTGATCAGTGGTCATTGTCTCCATATATGGATAAATTGGCGAATCAACTGAAGTCTGACTGTCATTCTTCGCAGAAGTTTTCGCTATCTAGGAGCCAACGAGTTCAAGATACAGGAATGGATTCTTTTGATATTGACATGGTCAATACTTTCTTGTCTATATTTCTGGCTAAAGGGAAGCTGAACTTAGCCTGTAAATTATTTGAGATATTCAGTGATATGGGTGTCAACCCTGTCACCTACACTTACAATTCCATGATGAGTTCATTTGTAAAGAAGGGCTATTTCAATCAGGCATGGGGAGTACTTAACGAAATGGGTGAGAATGTTTGCCCAACAGACATAGCGACATACAATGTGATAATTCAAGGTTTGGGGAAGATGGGAAGAGCAGATCTAGCCGGTGCTGTTCTGGATAAGTTAATGAAGCAGGGCGGATATCTTGACATAGTTATGTACAACACCCTGATTAATGCACTAGGAAAGGCTGGCCGGATTGACGAAGCGAATAAGCTTTTTGAGCAGATGAGGTCCAGTGGAATCAATCCTGATGTCGTCACTTTCAATACACTAATTGAAGTTCACAGCAAGGCAGGCCAATTGAAGGAGGCATACAACTTCTTGAAAATGAT